Proteins co-encoded in one Marinilabiliales bacterium genomic window:
- a CDS encoding heme-binding protein codes for MASGNTEEQKYTVVSSNEEFEIRFYPSATLATVYMNAASYREVSRPGFRTLAGYIFGGNESETKISMTAPVHMNISEDRSSMSFVMPSSYNPDNLPKPDNSRVIIEETKDEYVAVIRFSGYASDNDIKKQSEKLRKLLIENGIEFYGDFRYLGYNSPYKFFNRRNEIIVSVR; via the coding sequence ATGGCATCAGGAAATACAGAAGAGCAGAAGTATACCGTTGTCTCTTCAAATGAGGAGTTTGAAATACGGTTCTATCCGTCAGCCACGCTGGCTACGGTCTATATGAATGCAGCCTCTTACAGGGAGGTCTCACGTCCGGGTTTCAGGACCCTGGCCGGTTATATCTTTGGCGGCAATGAGTCAGAGACGAAGATATCCATGACGGCCCCTGTCCATATGAATATATCAGAAGACCGTTCTTCCATGAGCTTCGTGATGCCGTCTTCATACAATCCCGACAACCTTCCGAAGCCTGATAATTCCAGGGTGATTATAGAGGAGACCAAAGATGAATATGTGGCTGTCATAAGGTTTTCGGGCTACGCCTCCGACAATGACATTAAGAAGCAGTCAGAAAAGCTCCGGAAACTGTTGATCGAAAATGGCATTGAATTCTACGGAGACTTCCGTTATCTGGGATACAATTCCCCTTACAAGTTTTTTAACAGAAGGAATGAGATTATCGTGTCGGTGAGGTAG